Proteins from a genomic interval of Streptococcus oralis:
- a CDS encoding MFS transporter, producing MNRHAVQLISRGAINKIGNMLYDYGNSVWLASMGTIGQTVLGIYQISELVTSILVNPFGGVISDRFSRRKILMTTDLVCGILCLAISFIRNDSLMIAALIFANIVQAVAFAFSRTANKAIITEVVEKDEIVTYNARLELVLQVVGVSSPVLSFLVLQFASLHMTLVLDAISFFIAFTLVAFLPQKETQKQEKKTFNWKNIFSDMKEGLDYIWRQQEIFFLLLVASSVNFFFAAFEFLLPFSNRLYGAEGAYASILTMGAIGSIIGALLASKIKASVYNLLILLVLTGVGVFVMGLPLPTFLSFSGNLVCELFMTIFNIHFFTQVQTKVESEYLGRVLSTIFTLAILFMPIAKGFMTVLPSVHLSSFLIIGSGVVILSCLSLIYVRSHFEKES from the coding sequence ATGAATCGACATGCAGTACAGTTGATTAGTCGTGGTGCTATTAATAAGATAGGAAATATGCTCTATGATTATGGAAACAGTGTTTGGTTGGCGTCAATGGGAACGATAGGGCAGACTGTTCTTGGGATTTATCAAATTTCTGAGTTGGTTACATCGATTCTAGTCAATCCCTTTGGCGGAGTGATTTCAGACCGCTTTTCGCGTCGCAAAATTTTGATGACGACAGACTTGGTTTGTGGTATTCTCTGTTTAGCTATTTCTTTCATCAGAAATGATAGCTTGATGATTGCTGCCTTGATTTTTGCCAATATTGTTCAGGCGGTTGCCTTTGCATTTTCTCGTACAGCCAATAAAGCCATTATAACTGAGGTTGTAGAGAAAGACGAGATTGTGACCTATAATGCTCGCTTAGAGCTCGTTTTGCAGGTTGTAGGTGTTAGCTCCCCTGTACTTTCTTTCCTCGTTTTACAATTTGCCAGTCTCCATATGACGCTCGTTTTAGATGCCATTAGTTTTTTCATCGCATTTACATTAGTAGCTTTTCTCCCCCAAAAAGAGACTCAAAAACAAGAGAAGAAGACTTTCAACTGGAAAAATATTTTTTCTGATATGAAAGAAGGACTTGACTATATCTGGCGCCAGCAAGAGATCTTTTTCCTTTTGTTAGTAGCTTCCAGTGTTAATTTCTTTTTTGCAGCTTTTGAATTTCTCCTCCCCTTTTCAAATCGGCTTTACGGGGCAGAAGGAGCTTATGCAAGTATTTTGACTATGGGGGCAATTGGTTCGATTATCGGAGCTCTTCTAGCTAGTAAAATAAAGGCAAGTGTTTATAATCTTTTGATTCTATTGGTTTTGACTGGAGTTGGAGTTTTTGTGATGGGGTTACCACTGCCAACTTTTCTTTCCTTTTCGGGAAATTTAGTTTGTGAACTGTTTATGACAATTTTTAATATTCATTTTTTTACTCAGGTTCAAACCAAGGTTGAAAGTGAATATTTGGGTAGAGTATTAAGTACAATTTTTACTTTAGCCATTCTATTTATGCCGATTGCAAAAGGCTTTATGACGGTGCTGCCAAGCGTACATCTCTCTTCTTTCCTGATAATCGGAAGTGGAGTTGTTATCCTGTCTTGTCTATCCCTTATTTATGTACGAAGTCATTTTGAAAAAGAGTCCTAA
- the ligA gene encoding NAD-dependent DNA ligase LigA → MNERMNELVALLNRYATEYYTSDNPSVSDSEYDRLYRELVELEAAYPDQVLADSPTHRVGGKVLDGFEKYSHQYPLYSLQDAFSREELEAFDARVRKELPQPTYICELKIDGLSISLTYEKGILVVGATRGDGSVGENITENLKRVKDIPLTLPEELDITVRGECYMPRASFDQVNQARQENGEPEFANPRNAAAGTLRQLDTAVVAKRNLATFLYQEVSPSTRDSQEKVLKHLEQLGFVVNSKRILAESMDEIWNFIQEVGQERDNLPYDIDGVVIKVNDLAGQEELGFTVKAPKWAVAYKFPAEEKEAQLLSVDWTVGRTGVVTPTANLTPVQLAGTTVSRATLHNVDYIAEKDIRKDDTVIVYKAGDIIPAVLRVVESKRISEEKLDIPTNCPSCDSNLLHFEDEVALRCINPRCPAQIMEGLIHFASRDAMNITGLGPSIVEKLFAANLVKDVADIYRLNEDDFLLLEGVKEKSASKLYQAIQASKENSAEKLLFGLGIRHVGSKASQLLLQHFHSIENLAQADPEEVASIESLGSVIAQSLQTYFATEGSKILLDELKEAGVNLDYKGQTVVADAALSGLTVVLTGKLERLTRSEAKSKLESLGAKVTGSVSKKTNLVVAGADAGNKLQKAQELGIEVRDEAWLESL, encoded by the coding sequence ATGAATGAAAGAATGAATGAGTTAGTTGCCTTACTCAATCGCTATGCAACCGAGTACTATACAAGTGATAACCCCTCGGTTTCAGATAGCGAGTATGATCGCCTCTACCGAGAGTTAGTCGAGTTGGAAGCTGCCTATCCAGATCAAGTTTTAGCGGACAGTCCGACCCATCGTGTTGGTGGTAAGGTTTTAGACGGTTTTGAAAAATACAGTCATCAGTATCCTCTTTATAGTTTGCAGGATGCTTTTTCACGTGAAGAGTTAGAAGCTTTTGATGCGCGTGTTCGAAAGGAATTACCCCAACCGACCTATATCTGTGAATTGAAAATCGATGGTTTGTCTATATCGCTTACGTATGAAAAGGGGATTTTGGTTGTTGGTGCCACACGTGGGGATGGTTCTGTTGGTGAAAATATCACAGAGAACCTCAAGCGCGTCAAGGACATTCCTTTGACCTTGCCAGAAGAACTTGATATCACTGTCCGTGGAGAGTGTTACATGCCACGCGCTTCGTTTGATCAAGTCAACCAGGCCCGCCAAGAAAATGGAGAGCCTGAATTTGCTAATCCTCGTAACGCAGCTGCAGGAACCCTCCGTCAGTTGGATACAGCAGTAGTGGCCAAGCGTAATCTTGCGACTTTCCTCTATCAAGAAGTAAGCCCTTCTACTCGTGATAGCCAAGAAAAGGTCTTGAAGCATCTTGAACAGCTTGGATTTGTGGTTAATTCTAAGCGAATTCTGGCTGAAAGCATGGATGAGATATGGAATTTCATCCAAGAAGTTGGACAAGAACGGGATAATTTACCTTATGACATTGACGGAGTAGTGATCAAGGTCAATGACCTTGCAGGTCAAGAAGAGCTTGGCTTTACCGTTAAAGCGCCCAAGTGGGCAGTTGCCTATAAATTTCCTGCTGAAGAAAAAGAAGCCCAACTCCTTTCAGTTGATTGGACAGTTGGCCGTACTGGAGTTGTCACGCCAACTGCCAATCTGACACCAGTTCAGCTTGCTGGGACAACCGTCAGTCGTGCAACTCTCCACAACGTAGATTATATTGCTGAAAAAGATATCCGAAAGGACGATACGGTTATCGTTTATAAGGCGGGAGACATCATCCCTGCTGTTTTGCGTGTGGTAGAGTCCAAGCGTATCTCGGAAGAGAAACTAGATATCCCTACAAACTGCCCAAGTTGTGACTCGAACTTGTTGCACTTTGAAGATGAGGTGGCTCTTCGTTGTATCAATCCACGATGCCCTGCCCAAATCATGGAAGGCTTGATTCACTTTGCCTCTCGAGATGCCATGAATATTACAGGACTTGGTCCATCTATCGTTGAAAAGCTTTTTGCTGCTAATCTAGTTAAGGATGTGGCGGATATTTACCGTTTGAATGAAGACGATTTCCTCCTTTTAGAAGGCGTCAAGGAAAAGTCTGCTTCTAAACTGTATCAGGCCATTCAAGCATCCAAGGAAAACTCTGCTGAAAAGCTTTTATTCGGTTTGGGAATTCGCCATGTCGGAAGCAAGGCTAGCCAACTCTTGCTCCAACACTTTCACTCTATTGAAAATCTAGCCCAAGCAGACCCAGAGGAAGTCGCAAGTATCGAGAGCTTGGGTAGTGTGATTGCTCAAAGCCTTCAGACTTATTTTGCTACAGAAGGATCGAAGATTCTCCTAGACGAGTTGAAAGAAGCTGGAGTTAATCTGGACTACAAGGGACAGACAGTAGTAGCAGATGCGGCCTTGTCAGGTTTAACAGTTGTATTAACAGGAAAATTGGAACGTCTCACGCGCTCAGAAGCTAAAAGCAAACTTGAAAGTCTTGGTGCCAAAGTTACAGGCAGTGTATCTAAGAAAACGAATCTTGTCGTAGCAGGAGCAGATGCAGGAAACAAGCTCCAAAAAGCACAAGAACTTGGTATCGAAGTTCGAGATGAAGCTTGGCTAGAAAGTTTGTAA
- the pulA gene encoding type I pullulanase: MYRYPVVIHFHRKNGDYDACSFSRKQADIKENLYYENDYFGAKFSFTVISAERLDTLTFSVEIVGKAKDYLLRFNHYPLLTEVWILDGDETVYYSENPAIASPFYKDQNPFAFDKAFHSESFDHHWGYQGELGYSISDYQTSFKLWAPTATAVQVVVYENTSNDAPVWKTFNLERGNSYSYSHKYNTIGLWSVDLDENLAGKAYQYQVEFPHHQTLTRDPYTTATSPDGKRSVILSQQDRQVAGFEVKHGTDAPWRLENPCKAVICEMHIRDFTKSPTSGVPENLRGTFLGAAQTGTVNQYGQTTAFDYIKALGCNYVQLQPIFDRHKEYDEDGNVTYNWGYDPQNYNAPETSFSSNPDDPGQVIRDLKTMIQAYHDAGIGVIMDVVYNHTFSTVDAPFQTTVPDYYYRMNPDGTFQNGTGVGNETASEHEMFRKYMIDSLLYWVKEYNIDGFRFDLMGIHDVKTMQAIRWALDEVDPRILTYGEGWDMGTGLAPYDKAKKDNAYQMPNIGFFNDDQRDAVKGGEVYGSIKAGFVSGAATESIVAKAILGSRELGSYLSPNQVLNYVEAHDNYNLHDLLATLHPDRSSDKIMRQVETATAMSILMQGMSFIELGQEFGRTKLLATGENGELTAADRERAMNSYNAPDSVNQVNWNLINERQESIEFIRQIIRLKTQTSAFSYPTYEEVYRHVFVHTAAENSGWIVYEIHGGPEHLLVVFNAKGTSFYFENAGNLEMLVSNSRSKESNVIDDTSVVVLKVLS, from the coding sequence ATGTATAGATACCCAGTAGTCATCCATTTTCACCGAAAAAATGGAGATTATGATGCCTGTTCATTCAGTAGAAAACAGGCAGATATTAAAGAAAATTTGTATTATGAAAATGACTATTTTGGAGCCAAATTCTCCTTTACCGTCATAAGTGCAGAAAGGCTCGATACTCTGACCTTTTCTGTCGAAATAGTTGGAAAGGCAAAAGACTATCTCCTACGGTTTAACCATTATCCACTGTTGACTGAGGTTTGGATCTTAGATGGTGATGAGACAGTTTATTATTCTGAAAATCCAGCCATTGCAAGTCCTTTCTATAAAGATCAAAACCCTTTTGCTTTTGATAAAGCCTTTCACAGTGAAAGTTTTGATCATCATTGGGGATACCAAGGAGAGTTGGGGTATAGTATCTCAGACTACCAGACAAGCTTTAAACTTTGGGCTCCTACAGCTACAGCGGTTCAAGTGGTTGTCTATGAAAATACCAGCAACGATGCGCCGGTTTGGAAAACCTTTAATCTAGAGCGTGGGAATAGCTATTCATACAGTCATAAGTACAATACTATTGGTCTTTGGAGTGTAGATCTAGATGAAAATCTTGCAGGTAAAGCTTATCAGTACCAGGTTGAGTTTCCGCACCACCAGACTTTGACACGAGATCCTTATACAACTGCAACAAGTCCTGATGGAAAACGTTCCGTCATTCTCTCTCAGCAAGATAGACAGGTAGCAGGATTCGAAGTTAAACATGGGACAGATGCTCCTTGGCGTTTGGAAAATCCATGTAAAGCAGTTATCTGTGAAATGCATATTCGTGATTTTACAAAATCACCGACATCTGGAGTTCCAGAAAACCTTCGAGGGACCTTCCTTGGGGCTGCCCAGACTGGAACGGTTAACCAGTATGGTCAAACAACTGCCTTTGACTATATCAAAGCGCTTGGTTGTAATTATGTTCAGCTTCAACCTATCTTTGATCGCCATAAGGAATATGATGAGGACGGAAATGTAACCTATAACTGGGGTTATGACCCTCAAAACTACAATGCTCCAGAAACGAGTTTCTCTAGCAATCCAGATGATCCTGGACAAGTTATTCGAGACCTCAAGACAATGATTCAGGCTTATCATGATGCAGGAATCGGTGTCATTATGGATGTCGTTTACAACCATACCTTCTCAACAGTTGATGCACCTTTCCAAACAACTGTTCCTGATTATTACTATCGTATGAATCCAGATGGAACCTTCCAAAACGGCACAGGAGTAGGAAATGAAACCGCGAGTGAACACGAAATGTTCCGCAAGTATATGATTGACTCACTCCTTTATTGGGTGAAAGAATACAATATTGACGGTTTCCGTTTTGACTTGATGGGAATTCACGATGTTAAAACCATGCAGGCAATTCGTTGGGCACTTGATGAAGTTGATCCACGTATTCTCACTTATGGAGAAGGTTGGGATATGGGGACAGGTCTTGCACCTTATGATAAGGCCAAGAAGGACAACGCCTATCAGATGCCAAATATTGGATTTTTCAATGATGATCAGCGAGATGCGGTCAAAGGAGGAGAAGTTTATGGCTCAATCAAGGCAGGATTTGTTAGTGGTGCAGCTACAGAATCAATTGTAGCTAAGGCTATTCTTGGTAGTCGAGAATTGGGTTCCTATCTTAGTCCAAACCAAGTTCTTAATTATGTGGAAGCCCATGACAATTACAACTTGCATGATTTGTTAGCAACCCTTCATCCAGATCGCAGTTCAGATAAGATTATGCGCCAGGTTGAGACAGCAACAGCGATGAGCATTCTCATGCAAGGGATGTCCTTTATAGAGTTAGGGCAAGAATTTGGACGCACCAAGCTCCTTGCTACTGGTGAAAATGGCGAGCTGACTGCGGCAGATAGAGAGCGGGCTATGAACAGCTACAATGCTCCTGACAGTGTTAATCAAGTCAACTGGAATTTGATCAATGAAAGACAAGAGAGCATTGAATTTATTCGCCAGATTATTCGTCTAAAAACACAGACCAGTGCCTTCTCTTATCCTACATATGAAGAAGTCTATCGCCATGTCTTCGTCCATACAGCTGCTGAAAATAGCGGATGGATCGTTTACGAAATTCACGGTGGACCAGAGCACTTATTGGTAGTCTTTAATGCGAAGGGAACTTCCTTCTACTTTGAGAATGCAGGAAATCTTGAAATGCTTGTGTCTAATAGTCGTTCTAAAGAATCAAATGTGATTGATGATACCAGTGTCGTGGTCTTAAAGGTACTCTCGTAA
- a CDS encoding NADP-dependent glyceraldehyde-3-phosphate dehydrogenase: MTNYQNLVNGKWKSSENEIAIYSPINQEKLGTVPAMSQAEVDEAMKAARAALPAWRDLAPVERAAYLHKTADILERDKEKIGTILAKEVAKGIKAAIGEVVRTADLIRFAAEEGIRITGQAMEGGGFEAASKNKLAVVRREPVGVVLAIAPFNYPVNLSGSKIAPALIAGNVVMFKPPTQGSISGLLLAKAFDEAGIPAGVFNTITGRGSEIGDYIIEHKEVNFINFTGSTPIGERIGRLAGMRPVMLELGGKDAAIVLEDADLENAANQIVGGAFSYSGQRCTAIKRVLVLESVADKLAELLQAKVAKLTVGDPFDNADITPVIDNASADFIWGLIEDAQEKGARALTPIKREGNLLWPVLFDQVTKDMKVAWEEPFGPVLPIIRVADANEAVAIANESEFGLQSSVFTNDFKKAFEIVEKLEVGTVHINNKTQRGPDNFPFLGVKGSGAGVQGIKYSIEAMTNVKSIVFDVK, encoded by the coding sequence TTGACAAATTATCAGAATTTAGTGAATGGAAAATGGAAATCATCAGAGAATGAAATTGCCATCTATTCTCCTATCAATCAAGAAAAACTAGGCACGGTACCAGCTATGAGTCAGGCTGAAGTAGATGAGGCTATGAAAGCTGCGCGTGCAGCTCTCCCTGCGTGGCGTGATTTAGCACCCGTTGAGCGTGCAGCCTATTTACATAAGACAGCAGATATTTTGGAACGTGATAAAGAAAAAATTGGTACAATTCTTGCCAAAGAGGTTGCAAAAGGGATTAAAGCAGCCATTGGAGAAGTAGTACGTACAGCAGATTTGATCCGTTTTGCTGCTGAGGAAGGTATCCGTATTACTGGACAAGCGATGGAAGGTGGCGGTTTTGAAGCTGCAAGTAAAAACAAGCTAGCCGTTGTTCGTCGTGAGCCAGTTGGTGTCGTTTTAGCTATCGCGCCATTTAACTATCCAGTAAACCTTTCTGGATCCAAGATTGCTCCGGCTTTGATTGCAGGGAATGTTGTTATGTTTAAACCACCAACGCAAGGATCTATTTCTGGTCTCTTGCTAGCTAAAGCATTTGACGAAGCCGGAATTCCAGCAGGTGTCTTTAACACCATCACTGGACGTGGTTCTGAGATCGGAGACTACATCATCGAACACAAGGAAGTGAACTTCATTAACTTTACAGGTTCAACACCGATTGGTGAGCGTATCGGTCGTTTAGCTGGTATGCGCCCAGTTATGCTGGAGCTTGGCGGGAAAGATGCAGCAATCGTTTTAGAAGATGCAGATTTGGAAAATGCAGCCAATCAAATCGTAGGTGGTGCATTTAGCTACTCTGGTCAGCGCTGTACCGCTATCAAACGTGTCTTAGTTTTAGAAAGCGTAGCAGACAAGTTAGCCGAATTGCTCCAGGCTAAAGTCGCTAAGCTAACAGTCGGTGATCCATTTGACAATGCTGATATCACACCTGTTATTGACAATGCTTCAGCTGATTTCATCTGGGGATTGATTGAAGATGCTCAGGAAAAAGGCGCTAGGGCTCTTACACCAATCAAGCGTGAAGGCAATCTTCTATGGCCAGTGCTTTTTGACCAAGTTACAAAAGATATGAAAGTAGCATGGGAAGAGCCGTTTGGCCCTGTTCTACCAATTATCCGTGTCGCAGATGCGAATGAAGCAGTAGCAATTGCCAATGAATCTGAGTTTGGTCTTCAATCCTCTGTCTTTACAAATGACTTTAAGAAGGCATTTGAAATCGTTGAGAAACTTGAAGTGGGAACCGTTCATATTAATAATAAAACACAACGCGGACCAGATAATTTCCCATTCCTTGGTGTAAAAGGTTCTGGAGCAGGAGTGCAAGGAATTAAATATAGTATCGAAGCGATGACAAATGTTAAATCCATTGTATTTGATGTGAAATAA
- the glgB gene encoding 1,4-alpha-glucan branching protein GlgB: protein MNNQEALRTFTTGENFHLQHYLGAHREEKNGEIGYTFRVWAPNAQAVHLVGDFTNWVENQIPMVRNEAGVWEVFTSQAQEGQIYKYHITRANGHQIMKIDPLAVYFEARPGTGAVLTNIREKRWKDGLWLARRKRLGFFERPVNIYEAHAGSWKRNPDGSPYTFSQLKDELIPYLVEMNYTHIEFMPLMAHPLGLSWGYQLMGYFAFEHSYGRPEEFQDFVEECHINNIGVIVDWVPGHFTINDDALAYYDGTPTFEYQDHNKAHNYGWGALNFDLGKNEVQSFLISSIKFWIDFYHLDGIRVDAVSNMLYLDYDNAPWTPNKDGGNLNYEGYYFLQRLNTVIKLAHPDVMMIAEESSSATKITGMKEMGGLGFDYKWNMGWMNDILRFYEEDPIYRKYDFNLVTFSFMYVFNENYLLPFSHDEVVHGKKSMMHKMWGDRYNQFAGLRNLYTYQICHPGKKLLFMGSEYGQFLEWKSEEQLEWSNLEDPMNAKMKYFTSQLNQFYKEHRCLWEIDTSYDGIEIIDADNRDQSVLSFIRKSKKGEMLVCVFNMAPVERKDFTIGLPVAGVYEEVWNTELEQWGGVWKEYNQTVQTQEGLWKDYEQTLTFTLPAMGASIWKIKRRLKPTKTVTNKTQKGVENEE, encoded by the coding sequence ATGAATAATCAAGAAGCATTAAGAACCTTTACTACAGGTGAAAACTTTCACCTCCAGCATTATTTAGGAGCACATAGAGAGGAGAAAAACGGAGAAATTGGCTATACTTTTAGGGTTTGGGCACCAAATGCACAAGCAGTTCATCTAGTTGGGGATTTTACTAATTGGGTCGAGAATCAAATTCCTATGGTTCGTAATGAAGCAGGTGTTTGGGAAGTCTTTACTAGTCAGGCTCAGGAAGGTCAGATTTATAAATATCATATCACGCGTGCAAATGGTCACCAGATTATGAAGATTGATCCGTTGGCAGTTTATTTTGAAGCTAGACCGGGTACAGGAGCAGTTCTGACCAATATCCGTGAAAAGAGATGGAAAGATGGTCTTTGGCTAGCACGTCGCAAACGTTTGGGATTTTTCGAGAGACCAGTTAATATATACGAGGCCCATGCAGGATCTTGGAAGAGAAATCCAGATGGCAGTCCCTATACTTTTTCGCAACTGAAAGACGAGTTGATTCCATACTTAGTTGAGATGAACTATACACATATTGAGTTCATGCCTTTAATGGCTCACCCACTTGGATTGAGCTGGGGATACCAGCTTATGGGTTACTTTGCTTTTGAACATTCCTATGGTAGACCTGAGGAATTCCAAGATTTCGTTGAAGAGTGTCATATAAATAATATCGGTGTTATCGTAGACTGGGTTCCAGGTCATTTCACTATTAATGATGATGCATTAGCATATTATGACGGCACACCAACTTTTGAATACCAAGATCACAACAAGGCTCATAACTACGGTTGGGGTGCGCTGAATTTTGACCTCGGGAAAAATGAGGTCCAGTCTTTCTTGATTTCAAGTATTAAATTTTGGATTGATTTTTACCACTTAGATGGTATTCGGGTCGATGCAGTGAGCAATATGCTTTACCTAGATTATGATAATGCTCCTTGGACTCCAAACAAAGACGGTGGAAACCTTAACTATGAAGGTTATTATTTCCTTCAACGTTTGAACACTGTTATCAAGTTAGCTCATCCAGATGTGATGATGATTGCAGAAGAAAGTTCATCAGCAACAAAGATTACTGGTATGAAAGAAATGGGCGGTCTAGGATTTGACTACAAGTGGAATATGGGCTGGATGAATGATATTCTCCGTTTCTACGAGGAAGATCCGATTTATCGTAAGTATGATTTTAACTTGGTAACCTTCAGCTTCATGTACGTTTTCAATGAAAACTACCTCTTACCATTCTCGCACGATGAAGTCGTACATGGTAAGAAGAGCATGATGCACAAGATGTGGGGAGATCGATACAATCAATTTGCAGGTTTGCGAAATCTCTACACTTATCAAATTTGTCATCCAGGTAAGAAACTCTTGTTCATGGGAAGCGAATATGGTCAGTTCTTAGAGTGGAAGTCTGAGGAACAGCTAGAATGGTCTAACTTGGAAGATCCAATGAATGCTAAGATGAAGTACTTCACTTCTCAACTCAATCAATTCTATAAAGAGCATCGTTGTCTTTGGGAAATTGACACCAGCTACGACGGCATCGAAATTATCGATGCGGATAATAGAGATCAGAGTGTCCTTTCCTTTATTCGTAAGAGTAAAAAGGGTGAAATGCTAGTCTGTGTCTTTAATATGGCACCAGTTGAGCGTAAAGACTTTACAATCGGACTTCCTGTCGCAGGAGTTTATGAAGAAGTTTGGAATACAGAATTGGAACAATGGGGTGGTGTCTGGAAAGAATACAACCAAACGGTTCAAACTCAAGAAGGATTATGGAAGGATTATGAGCAGACCTTGACTTTTACCCTGCCAGCTATGGGAGCAAGTATCTGGAAGATTAAACGTCGCTTGAAACCAACTAAAACTGTCACAAATAAAACCCAAAAAGGAGTAGAAAATGAAGAATGA
- a CDS encoding glucose-1-phosphate adenylyltransferase — MKNEMLALILAGGQGTRLGKLTQSIAKPAVQFGGRYRIIDFALSNCANSGIHNVGVITQYQPLALNNHIGNGSSWGLDGINTGVSILQPYSASEGNRWFEGTSHAIYQNIDYIDSINPEYVLILSGDHIYKMDYDDMLQSHKDNNASLTVAVLDVPLKEASRFGIMNTDANNRIVEFEEKPAQPKSTKASMGIYIFDWKRLRNMLVAAEKNKVDMSDFGKNVIPNYLESGESVYAYEFKGYWKDVGTIESLWEANMEYIDPNNALDSRDRQWKIYSRNLISPPNFIGKHAHVEDSLVVDGCLVDGTVKHSILSTEAQVREGAEVVDSVIMSGAIIGKGAKIKRAIIGEGAVISEGVEIDGTDEVQVVGYNEVVGVASDED, encoded by the coding sequence ATGAAGAATGAAATGCTAGCTTTGATCCTTGCTGGTGGGCAAGGAACACGTCTCGGAAAACTCACTCAAAGTATTGCTAAGCCGGCTGTGCAATTTGGTGGGCGCTACCGTATCATTGACTTTGCTCTTTCAAACTGTGCTAACTCTGGGATTCACAACGTCGGTGTTATTACGCAGTATCAACCTCTTGCCTTGAACAACCATATCGGAAATGGTTCGAGCTGGGGACTAGATGGTATTAACACAGGTGTTTCCATCCTTCAACCCTACTCTGCAAGCGAGGGAAATCGTTGGTTTGAAGGAACTAGCCACGCTATCTACCAAAACATTGACTACATCGACAGTATCAATCCAGAATATGTTTTGATCCTTTCTGGTGACCACATCTACAAGATGGACTATGATGACATGCTCCAATCACATAAGGATAACAATGCCAGTCTGACTGTAGCTGTTCTAGACGTACCTCTAAAGGAAGCTAGCCGTTTTGGTATCATGAATACAGATGCCAATAACCGTATCGTTGAATTTGAAGAAAAACCTGCTCAACCTAAGTCTACAAAGGCTTCAATGGGGATTTATATTTTTGATTGGAAACGTCTCCGCAATATGCTTGTTGCTGCTGAAAAGAACAAGGTAGATATGTCAGACTTTGGTAAAAACGTTATTCCAAATTACCTTGAGTCTGGTGAAAGTGTCTATGCTTATGAATTCAAGGGTTACTGGAAAGACGTTGGTACGATTGAGTCTCTATGGGAAGCCAATATGGAATACATTGATCCAAACAACGCTTTGGATAGTCGTGATCGTCAGTGGAAAATCTACTCACGGAACTTGATTTCACCACCAAACTTTATTGGAAAACACGCTCATGTAGAAGATTCTTTAGTTGTGGATGGCTGTCTCGTGGATGGAACTGTTAAGCATTCCATTCTCTCAACAGAAGCGCAAGTACGTGAGGGTGCCGAAGTAGTAGACTCTGTAATCATGAGTGGTGCCATTATCGGAAAAGGTGCAAAAATTAAACGTGCCATTATTGGTGAGGGTGCTGTTATTTCTGAAGGTGTCGAAATTGATGGAACAGACGAAGTACAAGTAGTAGGATACAATGAAGTAGTGGGGGTAGCATCAGATGAAGATTGA